The Candidatus Polarisedimenticolaceae bacterium DNA window GAAGATCTCGTCCAGGCGATGCGTGATGTGAATGACGCCGACGCCTTCCGCTGCGAGCCTGCGCACGACGCGGAACAGCCGCTCCGCCTCGTGCGGCGTGAGCGGCGCGGTCGGCTCGTCGAGCACGAGGATGCGCATCCGCCGCGAGAGGGCCCGCGCGATCGCGACGAGCTGCCGGCGCGCGAGGTCGAGCGCCTCGACAGGCGTCCCGGGATCGATCGGCTCACCGAGCTGCGCCAGGAGCGCCTCGGTCGCGCGCGTGAGCGCGGCGCGATCGAGGATCCGTAAGCCCCTCCGTCGCGGCTCGTGCCCCAGGAAGACGTTCTCCGCCACGGTCAGGTGCGGCACGAGGTGCAGCTCCTGGTGGAGGATGCCGATGCCGAGCGCGAGCGCGTCCGCCGGCGAGCGCAGCGACACCGGCGCTCCTTCGAGCGACACGGTCCCGGAGTCGCATGCCGTCGCACCCGAGAGCACGCGCACGAGGGTCGACTTCCCTGCTCCGTTCTCGCCGGCGAGCGCGTGGATCTCGCCGCGCTCCAGCGTGAAGTCGACCCGGTCGAGGGCGCGCGTCGTGCCGTAGCTCTTCGTGATCTCCCGCATCGCGAGGAGCGGGGACAAGGTCATCGCGGCGCCGCGCTCGAAAGCGCCGCCTTGTCCACGATGCCGACCGGCACCGGCACCACCTTCGGAACCGGCTTCCCGGCGAAGTGATCGCGGATCTCGTCGATCGTCGCCGCCCCGATCTTCTTCGGGTACTGGACCACGTCGGCCGCGAGCGCCTCGCCCTTCTTGATCGCGTCGACCGCCGGCTCGGTCGCGTCGTAGCCGACGATCACGATCCCGTCGCGCTTGAACTGGCGCACCGCGTCGAGCGCGCCGAGCGCCGAGTCGTCGTTGATTCCGAAGATCCCGCGCAGGTCGGGATGCGCCTGGAGGACGTCGGACGCGGCCTCGAGCGCGCGGTCGCGCACGCCTTGCCCGTTGACGTCGGCGACGACCTGGATCCCCGGATGCGCCGCGATCGCCTCGCGGAACCCCTTCACGCGGTCGAGCACCGAGGTGATGACCGGCTGGTTGATGATCGCGACCGCCCCCGATCCGCCGATCGCCTTCGCGAGGTATTCCCCGGCGAGACGTCCGCCGGCGACGTTGTCGGACGCGACGTGGCAGACGACGTCGCCATCCTTCGCGGCGATGTCGGCCGTGAAGACCGGGATGCCGGCGGCGTTCGCCTTGCGGATCGCCGGCCCGACGCCGCTCGAATCGACCGGACAGACGACGATCGCGTCGACCCTGCGGGCGACGAAGTCCTCGATCTCGGAGGTCTGCTTGCCGAGATCGAAGTCGGCCGCGGTCACGACGAGCTCGTACCCGGGCGACTTCGCGGCGTCGCGGAGGCCCTCCTCGAGATCGCGGTAGAAGAGGTGACCCCGCGTGAGCAGGGTCACTCCGATCGTCTTCGTCGCCGCCGGCGCGTGTGCCGACTTTCCGCCGCAGGACAGCAGCGCGGGCAGCAGCAAGCAGGCGGCGAGGCGTCTCATGGCGCGGCGCTCAGTCTGCCACGCCTTTCCCGGAAGTCGGGCGAGCGCGGCGCAGCAAAGTTGTTTCACGCTTTTCCTCATTGACAGCGGCGACCGATGGGGTGTTAGCTACCGGCCGTTTGCGCAACTTGGCGCAGCACAGGAGGTGTCGATGAACGAGAGCAAGACGGTGGTGTTGGATCTCGAGATCGATGAGATCGAAACGCGGGAGAAGGCGAGCGGGACGTGCACGTCGTCCACGACCTCGCCCCGTTGCACCTGCATGTGCATCTTCCCCACAACACTCGCCAAGGACACGTTCAAGTAGTCTCTGAACGCGGCGCGGAGGGATCGCACGACCATCGCTCCCTCCGCGCCGGAAAAAACGCCCCGCCCCATGCGTGACGCGCTCGCCGTCTCGATCCCCTCCCCCAAGGCTTCCCAAGA harbors:
- a CDS encoding substrate-binding domain-containing protein; amino-acid sequence: MRRLAACLLLPALLSCGGKSAHAPAATKTIGVTLLTRGHLFYRDLEEGLRDAAKSPGYELVVTAADFDLGKQTSEIEDFVARRVDAIVVCPVDSSGVGPAIRKANAAGIPVFTADIAAKDGDVVCHVASDNVAGGRLAGEYLAKAIGGSGAVAIINQPVITSVLDRVKGFREAIAAHPGIQVVADVNGQGVRDRALEAASDVLQAHPDLRGIFGINDDSALGALDAVRQFKRDGIVIVGYDATEPAVDAIKKGEALAADVVQYPKKIGAATIDEIRDHFAGKPVPKVVPVPVGIVDKAALSSAAPR